The following proteins come from a genomic window of Paenibacillus spongiae:
- a CDS encoding DUF4362 domain-containing protein, translating into MQLGWKALIVISLIGLLIGCETKAGNEVGGLEAIPSPDRNEVPSLKLSIGSKSVPKVTGGFEWTAKHGNTETTTKTDAEPVRSGLKKLDAAKADPGALLNIDFDYKPQRLNVYRWEGEGDVIQVPVEQDTVTLPSEAGVYMFKLKAEWEEGDLSFGTKIEIVESSSSSGNEVVSGGVIDIHGNVENVELLDSFLAGGLERLRITHYTKEGDPIYHDLTASQDGIELRYDTTEDKFGSPQVHTYSCGRLERAESDTALTYTMKNCSGKQKDIEVLQIDYDLSKQDYFAFALQYGVGERNVIDTIQGRLVKDLQNGEVTEVSDFKLKPDQMQAIYKQLKLSNFLGEKKLSTACNRKPHVSYSLQVKINGGSADFKWSECDESKHGNQMTKIAEEIAAMVASTDTYM; encoded by the coding sequence GTGCAGCTAGGTTGGAAAGCGCTTATCGTGATTAGTCTCATCGGTTTGCTCATAGGCTGCGAGACGAAGGCAGGGAATGAAGTGGGAGGATTGGAGGCTATCCCAAGCCCCGACCGCAATGAAGTGCCGAGCTTGAAGCTTTCAATCGGTTCGAAGTCGGTGCCGAAAGTTACAGGAGGCTTCGAGTGGACCGCCAAACATGGCAATACCGAGACTACGACCAAGACCGATGCCGAGCCTGTACGAAGCGGCCTAAAGAAGCTGGATGCGGCGAAGGCTGATCCGGGAGCATTGTTGAACATCGATTTCGACTACAAACCGCAGCGGTTGAACGTTTACCGGTGGGAAGGGGAGGGCGATGTCATTCAAGTACCTGTAGAACAGGATACGGTCACGCTGCCTTCCGAAGCTGGCGTGTATATGTTCAAGCTGAAGGCGGAATGGGAGGAGGGAGATCTATCATTCGGTACGAAAATCGAGATTGTCGAGTCTTCTTCATCTTCCGGGAATGAAGTTGTATCCGGCGGCGTCATCGATATTCACGGCAATGTCGAGAATGTTGAGCTGTTGGATTCGTTCCTGGCCGGCGGGCTGGAGCGGCTGAGAATCACGCATTATACGAAAGAAGGGGATCCTATCTATCATGATTTGACCGCATCACAAGACGGGATCGAGCTTCGGTATGACACGACCGAGGATAAATTCGGTTCTCCGCAGGTGCATACCTATTCATGCGGCCGGCTTGAACGTGCCGAGTCGGATACGGCATTAACCTACACCATGAAGAACTGTTCGGGTAAACAGAAGGATATCGAAGTGCTTCAGATTGATTATGACCTGTCGAAGCAGGACTATTTTGCCTTCGCGCTTCAATATGGCGTGGGGGAGCGGAATGTGATCGATACGATCCAGGGCAGGCTGGTGAAAGATTTGCAGAACGGAGAGGTGACGGAGGTTTCGGATTTCAAGCTGAAGCCCGATCAGATGCAGGCCATTTATAAGCAGCTCAAGCTGTCGAACTTTCTCGGCGAGAAAAAGCTCTCGACGGCTTGTAACCGCAAGCCTCACGTCAGCTATTCGCTGCAGGTCAAAATAAACGGCGGCTCCGCCGATTTCAAGTGGTCGGAATGCGATGAGAGCAAGCATGGGAATCAGATGACGAAGATCGCCGAAGAGATCGCCGCCATGGTGGCTTCGACGGACACCTACATGTAA
- a CDS encoding helix-turn-helix domain-containing protein: MMGLKAVFFDDRMEHWQVSSRMTEDPILALVTGGSLTYELDSTSVDLTKGDVLLIFPGTVRAGYHDPAVLHQKYAAIFQLPESYEAPFIPIMEGAGYRLFRPKGFEYLRQRFSSLYRMWLSPSAFREMICAGILMELLGMLMQELEQRDVPAHKAAMARTIEHYIVRHYKEEIRIQDLAQLVNRTPNYVTTIFKETMGQTPIEFMHHIRITTARDLLLQTNMTITEVSDALGFCDPPYFNRVFKKIAGHAPSDLIKQRNGR; this comes from the coding sequence ATGATGGGACTCAAAGCTGTCTTTTTCGATGACCGAATGGAGCATTGGCAGGTTTCAAGCCGTATGACCGAGGATCCGATATTGGCGTTAGTCACCGGCGGCAGCTTAACCTACGAGTTGGATTCGACGTCCGTCGATTTGACGAAGGGTGATGTGCTGCTGATCTTCCCGGGTACCGTTCGTGCCGGATATCACGACCCCGCCGTGCTGCATCAGAAGTACGCGGCAATATTTCAGCTCCCCGAGTCTTATGAAGCTCCCTTCATCCCGATCATGGAAGGTGCCGGATACCGGCTGTTTCGTCCCAAAGGGTTTGAATATTTGCGGCAGCGGTTCTCGTCGTTATATCGGATGTGGCTGAGTCCATCGGCCTTCCGCGAAATGATATGCGCCGGCATTCTGATGGAATTGCTGGGCATGTTAATGCAGGAGCTGGAGCAGCGTGACGTTCCCGCGCATAAAGCGGCAATGGCAAGGACAATCGAGCATTACATCGTCCGTCATTATAAGGAAGAGATTCGTATTCAGGATCTGGCACAGCTGGTGAACCGAACGCCAAACTATGTCACGACGATATTTAAAGAGACCATGGGGCAAACGCCGATTGAATTCATGCATCATATCCGGATCACAACCGCCCGCGACTTGCTGCTGCAGACGAACATGACGATAACCGAAGTATCGGATGCTCTCGGGTTTTGCGATCCGCCGTACTTCAATCGGGTATTCAAAAAAATTGCGGGCCACGCTCCGTCCGATCTGATCAAACAGCGAAATGGGAGATAG
- a CDS encoding Rieske (2Fe-2S) protein, translating into MSVHFVAEVEEIPEGHRKIVQVGKRSIGIFNIRGEYYALLNYCPHYGAELCKGIVSGTTMESKVYEYIYGKDQEIIRCPWHGWEFDIKTGCSLFDEKVRAKRYEVIVQEGRIGLVLGASSSEAKGEQ; encoded by the coding sequence GTGAGTGTTCATTTCGTGGCTGAAGTGGAAGAAATCCCGGAAGGCCATCGGAAAATCGTGCAAGTGGGGAAACGTTCAATTGGGATTTTCAATATCCGGGGGGAGTATTACGCGCTGCTCAATTATTGCCCTCATTACGGTGCCGAGCTGTGTAAGGGAATCGTGAGCGGAACGACGATGGAGTCGAAGGTGTATGAATACATTTACGGGAAGGATCAAGAAATAATCCGCTGTCCATGGCACGGCTGGGAATTCGATATTAAGACAGGCTGCTCGTTGTTCGATGAGAAGGTGAGGGCCAAACGGTACGAGGTTATCGTACAGGAGGGCCGAATCGGCCTCGTGCTTGGAGCATCGTCTTCCGAAGCGAAAGGAGAACAATAG
- a CDS encoding immunoglobulin-like domain-containing protein, translating into MKKWLAGFLVIMLLLSGGTAAMAHGNSGKKGDHGNKHKHGDKWKDDCDDVVKGLEHALKKVKNEKAKAAIKQNIEAHKLKCKGYEDDDDDDDHDDDDDDRPALTDNQRVTNDKTALQIRYRNGDSASRVTGPIVLDTKGKYGSSIQWSSNKPEVISNNGQNVKRPSGTDETVVMTATIRYKKAQAVKSFTLRVAANASTLTDAQRVEQDKAALQIAFNGSDSASSVTQPLKELPVKGKNGSTITWHSGAPNIISTDGKTVNRPAAGTGDALVALTAVIQYQTAADVKMFQLTVKPYMNDADRVAADKAALAIDYGGSDNASSVTRPFDSLPAKGVNGSAIVWTSSDPAVISHDGKTVRRPVNGAGDIGVVLTAAIHAGSITDYKIFVVTVKQEFTTAEKIAADKAELAIVFADKDSAVSVTKPIGLPPKGYYGSTIAWYSSNPSIMSNTGSVLNRPAKGQGDATVTMTAVISNNGMTDLKSFVIKIKQMS; encoded by the coding sequence ATGAAGAAGTGGTTAGCCGGTTTTCTCGTAATCATGCTGCTATTATCCGGCGGTACGGCTGCGATGGCACACGGGAATTCGGGGAAGAAAGGGGATCACGGGAATAAGCATAAACACGGAGACAAGTGGAAAGACGATTGCGATGATGTCGTAAAGGGGTTGGAGCATGCGCTTAAGAAAGTGAAGAACGAGAAGGCGAAGGCTGCGATCAAGCAGAACATCGAAGCCCACAAGCTGAAATGTAAAGGCTACGAAGATGATGACGACGATGACGACCATGACGATGACGATGATGATCGTCCTGCATTAACGGATAATCAACGCGTAACCAATGACAAGACGGCCCTTCAGATCCGATATCGTAATGGCGATTCCGCCAGCCGCGTAACGGGGCCAATCGTACTCGATACGAAAGGAAAATATGGATCGAGCATTCAGTGGAGCTCGAATAAGCCCGAAGTCATCTCCAATAATGGTCAGAACGTCAAGCGTCCGTCCGGAACGGATGAAACGGTCGTCATGACGGCGACGATTCGCTATAAGAAAGCACAAGCGGTCAAGTCGTTCACGCTGCGGGTTGCCGCAAACGCCTCCACATTGACAGATGCCCAAAGAGTCGAGCAGGACAAAGCCGCGCTGCAGATAGCGTTCAACGGCTCGGATTCGGCATCGAGTGTCACTCAGCCGCTCAAGGAGCTGCCGGTCAAGGGCAAGAACGGATCGACGATAACATGGCATTCAGGGGCGCCGAACATCATTTCAACCGACGGGAAGACGGTTAACCGTCCTGCGGCAGGCACAGGCGATGCGCTTGTGGCGCTGACGGCAGTCATTCAGTATCAAACGGCAGCCGACGTCAAGATGTTTCAGCTGACCGTCAAGCCGTACATGAATGATGCAGACCGGGTGGCCGCCGACAAAGCGGCATTGGCGATCGATTATGGCGGGAGCGATAATGCCTCGAGCGTAACCCGTCCATTCGACTCGCTGCCGGCAAAAGGAGTGAACGGCTCGGCGATTGTCTGGACTTCGAGCGATCCGGCCGTCATCTCGCATGACGGCAAGACGGTGCGCCGTCCTGTGAATGGCGCCGGCGATATCGGCGTCGTCCTTACGGCTGCCATACATGCAGGGAGCATAACGGATTACAAGATTTTCGTTGTCACGGTGAAACAGGAATTTACGACTGCAGAGAAGATTGCAGCCGATAAGGCGGAGCTTGCCATTGTTTTCGCCGATAAGGATTCCGCGGTCAGCGTTACGAAGCCGATCGGTTTGCCGCCGAAGGGGTATTATGGAAGTACGATCGCGTGGTATTCAAGCAATCCGTCCATCATGTCCAATACCGGATCGGTTTTGAATCGTCCGGCTAAAGGTCAAGGGGATGCGACCGTTACGATGACGGCTGTGATCAGCAATAACGGGATGACGGATTTGAAGTCTTTCGTAATCAAAATCAAACAAATGTCCTAA